The following coding sequences are from one Shewanella eurypsychrophilus window:
- the oxyR gene encoding hydrogen peroxide-inducible genes transcriptional activator OxyR, translating to MKHLPSLKNLFYLVNLYQEQNFNRAAKKCFVSQSTLSSGIQNLEEQLGHQLIERDHKSFIFTAVGEEVVERSRKLLTDVDDLVELVKHQGEPMTGAIRLGCIPTIAPFLLSRVVKHCQQAYPDLTLLLKEDTTERLLDALGKGELDLLLLALPVDTSGYHSMKVGIDPFKLVVHEELTDMIHEPLDYQSLPDESIFLLQAEHCITGHAISACQLANSAKVNPFAATSLHTLVQMVNSKLGTTFLPQMAIDAGILNDTELTIMQPPGEAPYRDIGLVWRQTSSRIVTFRTLGLAIENILEQG from the coding sequence ATGAAACACTTACCCAGTTTGAAGAACCTTTTTTATTTGGTTAACTTGTACCAAGAGCAGAACTTCAATCGAGCTGCAAAGAAGTGCTTTGTTAGCCAATCGACACTCTCTAGTGGAATTCAAAATTTAGAGGAACAGTTAGGTCACCAATTGATTGAACGTGATCATAAATCTTTTATTTTTACCGCTGTTGGTGAAGAAGTTGTTGAACGCTCGAGAAAATTGCTCACCGATGTGGACGATTTAGTTGAACTCGTTAAGCATCAGGGTGAACCTATGACAGGGGCAATACGTCTTGGTTGTATTCCTACCATAGCGCCATTTTTACTGAGCCGAGTCGTTAAACATTGTCAGCAAGCTTATCCTGATCTGACACTGCTTTTGAAAGAAGACACTACGGAACGATTATTAGATGCATTAGGTAAAGGTGAGTTAGATCTGCTATTACTGGCTTTACCTGTTGATACTAGTGGCTATCACAGTATGAAAGTAGGCATAGATCCGTTTAAGTTAGTCGTTCATGAAGAGTTGACAGATATGATACATGAACCTTTAGACTATCAGTCCTTACCCGATGAAAGTATCTTCTTGTTGCAGGCTGAGCATTGTATTACCGGTCATGCTATTAGTGCGTGTCAATTAGCGAATAGCGCAAAGGTTAACCCGTTTGCAGCAACGAGTCTGCACACGTTAGTTCAGATGGTTAATAGTAAGTTAGGCACAACTTTTTTGCCTCAAATGGCAATCGATGCCGGAATATTAAATGATACTGAATTGACGATAATGCAACCTCCTGGAGAAGCACCATATAGAGACATAGGTCTGGTCTGGCGTCAAACATCAAGCCGGATTGTAACCTTCAGAACGCTGGGGTTAGCCATTGAGAATATTTTAGAGCAGGGATAG
- a CDS encoding adenylate/guanylate cyclase domain-containing protein: MRARIQAKKLIFAISAWCIAMAAFVFFRYAQAPELPQWAVGTADLATLAIYMGIIFGSLHWMSNLIADFSAINRLPYLFSVIFKGLFLLLGATTLAYITQFLNMWAIENHMATLRQMLTAHILYSPSFQALIVYLVAVRVGLAFIEQMALLVGPRVLLNIGLGKYHKPRYEQRLFLYLDMVASTAHAESLGDYRFSRLIQDSFSLLSDTVVNNEAEIYRYMGDAVLIHWPLEYGIQNDRSFNIYYEFSQQLNWQRKYFEEQYGFVPKFKAAAHCGQVVAAVVGVQKQEISFFSDVLNTLARLQDQCNPLGQRMLISGSLESRVDSDNSEYILKSLGPIKLKGKQHSTEVFSVEPKPK, from the coding sequence GTGAGAGCACGTATACAAGCAAAAAAACTCATTTTTGCGATTTCAGCCTGGTGTATCGCCATGGCAGCATTTGTGTTCTTTAGATATGCCCAAGCTCCGGAGCTGCCACAGTGGGCCGTCGGAACTGCAGACCTTGCTACCCTTGCTATCTATATGGGGATCATTTTTGGCAGCTTACATTGGATGTCGAATCTAATTGCAGACTTCAGTGCCATCAATAGGCTTCCTTATCTGTTCTCGGTGATTTTCAAAGGCCTATTCCTGCTATTAGGTGCAACCACATTAGCCTATATCACCCAATTCTTAAATATGTGGGCAATCGAAAACCACATGGCCACGTTAAGACAGATGCTAACGGCCCACATTCTATATAGTCCTTCATTTCAGGCTTTAATTGTTTACCTTGTAGCGGTCAGAGTGGGTTTAGCCTTTATAGAGCAGATGGCATTATTAGTTGGCCCCCGTGTCTTGCTAAATATTGGGTTAGGCAAATACCATAAACCTAGGTATGAACAAAGATTATTTCTTTATTTAGATATGGTTGCTTCGACAGCGCATGCTGAATCTCTAGGTGATTATCGTTTTAGCCGCTTAATTCAAGATAGCTTTAGCTTATTATCAGATACAGTCGTCAACAATGAGGCTGAAATTTATCGCTATATGGGAGACGCGGTTCTCATTCATTGGCCATTAGAGTATGGGATCCAAAATGATCGCAGCTTTAATATTTACTATGAATTTAGTCAACAACTCAACTGGCAAAGAAAGTACTTTGAAGAGCAATATGGCTTCGTACCTAAGTTTAAGGCTGCAGCGCACTGTGGTCAGGTTGTCGCAGCAGTTGTTGGCGTTCAGAAACAAGAGATTAGTTTCTTTAGTGACGTGCTAAATACATTAGCCAGGCTACAAGATCAGTGTAATCCTCTGGGTCAAAGAATGTTGATATCTGGCTCACTAGAGTCGCGGGTTGACAGTGATAATAGCGAATATATTCTCAAGAGTTTAGGGCCTATAAAACTCAAAGGCAAACAACACTCTACTGAAGTATTTAGCGTAGAGCCCAAACCAAAATAA
- the mutH gene encoding DNA mismatch repair endonuclease MutH, whose amino-acid sequence MKKAPVSPKTVEELMQRANDMAGLTLGQVADTHNITTPIDLKRDKGWIGQLIEHELGALAGSKPEQDFLHLGIELKTIPVDDNGKPMETTYVTVAPLINIQGLTWEESIVYHKLQTVLWVPIQGNRDIPVAQRQIGTPILWSPNDDELALLKQDWEEIMEFIAIGEVQQLTARHGEVLQLRPKGANSRSVTQSIGKDGIKELTNPRGFYLKISFTQAILSRFFN is encoded by the coding sequence ATGAAGAAAGCACCAGTCTCTCCCAAAACTGTAGAAGAACTCATGCAGCGCGCCAATGACATGGCAGGCCTCACTTTAGGTCAAGTTGCAGACACCCATAATATCACTACGCCTATAGACCTTAAGCGTGACAAGGGCTGGATCGGTCAACTGATTGAACACGAACTAGGTGCTTTGGCAGGTTCTAAGCCAGAACAGGACTTCCTACATCTAGGTATTGAATTAAAAACAATCCCAGTCGATGACAATGGAAAGCCGATGGAAACAACCTATGTCACTGTTGCTCCATTGATAAACATACAAGGCTTAACCTGGGAGGAAAGTATCGTCTATCATAAATTACAGACGGTACTCTGGGTGCCAATACAGGGTAATAGAGATATTCCCGTAGCCCAAAGACAGATTGGCACTCCAATTCTGTGGTCACCTAATGACGATGAGCTCGCTCTTTTGAAACAAGATTGGGAAGAGATCATGGAATTTATCGCCATAGGAGAAGTTCAACAACTGACAGCGAGGCATGGAGAGGTATTACAATTGCGCCCTAAAGGCGCAAATAGTCGCTCGGTTACTCAAAGTATTGGCAAGGATGGTATCAAGGAATTAACCAACCCTAGAGGCTTTTATCTCAAAATTTCTTTTACTCAGGCGATACTATCTCGTTTTTTTAACTAA
- the rppH gene encoding RNA pyrophosphohydrolase translates to MIDSDGFRANVGIIICNRFGQVMWARRFGQHSWQFPQGGVDEGESPEEAMYRELYEEVGLRPEHVQILTSTRSWLRYRLPKRLIRQDSKPVCIGQKQKWFLLQLKSSESAINLNACGHPEFDDWRWVSYWYPVRQVVSFKRDVYRKVMKEFAAIALPFQTREFNHSNKRRGRRR, encoded by the coding sequence GTGATTGATAGTGACGGCTTTCGCGCGAATGTGGGCATCATTATCTGTAATCGATTTGGGCAGGTTATGTGGGCCAGACGTTTTGGTCAACATTCCTGGCAGTTTCCTCAAGGTGGCGTTGATGAAGGCGAATCACCTGAAGAGGCAATGTATAGGGAGCTATATGAAGAAGTTGGATTAAGGCCTGAACATGTTCAGATCTTAACATCGACTCGTTCTTGGTTGCGCTATAGATTACCCAAACGTTTAATTAGACAAGATAGTAAACCTGTATGTATCGGGCAGAAGCAAAAATGGTTTCTACTGCAATTAAAGAGCAGTGAATCTGCGATAAACCTTAATGCTTGTGGTCATCCAGAATTTGATGATTGGCGCTGGGTGAGTTATTGGTACCCAGTGAGACAAGTGGTGTCTTTTAAGCGAGATGTATATAGAAAGGTGATGAAGGAGTTTGCTGCTATAGCACTTCCATTCCAGACCCGGGAGTTTAATCACAGTAATAAAAGAAGAGGTCGTCGACGTTAA
- the ptsP gene encoding phosphoenolpyruvate--protein phosphotransferase → MLKTLRDITQAVASAQNFHSALELIVTRTKVAMTTQCCSIYLLEDDNLVLSATDGLLQSAVGQVKMSLSEGLVGLAAEREEPINLADAHQHPRFKHFDQVEEASFRAFLAAPIVYQKRVLGVLVVQQADTRQFNEGEEAFLMTLAAQLAMAIKNQRKKAEAPDLLLFKGITAANGIAIAHALVLGGQIELQQPETKAVAIKDEVSRLIAAIETCKETLSTLSQRFENEEDNEVVSIFSALQSLLDNASLGGEYIKEVREGWSAVSAVSRVSLRYIEQFTQMQDLYLKERASDIRDLGLRVLRLLIEPERMGFEPDVPVILVTKEADATMLAEFPRHKLVGIVTEQGGVNSHAAILARALGVPAIIGVEGVLAARIDKKLLVINANRGQLLVSPSPTLIAEYRSLISAEKALQNQYSQELGLPAETIDGKRIHLYLNAGLLSSLASEIAEGSDGVGLYRTEIPFMLHQRFPSESEQVKVYRQVLDIACGKPVVMRTLDVGGDKPLSYFPIKEENPFLGWRGIRLSLDHPELFLVQLRAMIQASAGSRQLHILLPMVSNLDEIDQSITYLEQAFIELKSDLGDQIVKPKVGIMIEVPALLYQLAEVAKRVDFVSVGSNDLTQYMLAVDRNNPRVSTLYDCYHPGILRALKRARFDCWQYHLPVSVCGELAGEPIGVILLVAMGYDQLSMNQGSLARINYLLRRVSHSDLSELLEMALTLSSGQEVRELIREYFESRELSAILN, encoded by the coding sequence GTGCTTAAGACCTTAAGAGATATCACACAAGCTGTAGCATCGGCCCAAAATTTCCACTCAGCTTTAGAGTTAATTGTCACTCGAACCAAAGTAGCAATGACAACCCAATGTTGTTCTATTTACCTATTAGAAGACGACAATCTTGTATTGTCCGCGACAGATGGTTTACTTCAAAGTGCTGTTGGCCAAGTAAAGATGTCTCTCAGTGAAGGTTTAGTTGGCTTAGCTGCAGAGCGTGAAGAGCCTATTAATCTAGCTGATGCTCATCAGCACCCCAGATTTAAACACTTTGATCAAGTTGAAGAGGCCAGCTTTAGGGCCTTCCTCGCCGCACCTATCGTCTATCAAAAACGGGTTTTAGGTGTGCTGGTTGTTCAGCAAGCTGATACCCGACAATTTAATGAAGGCGAAGAAGCGTTCTTGATGACGTTGGCAGCTCAACTTGCCATGGCGATAAAAAATCAACGTAAGAAAGCTGAAGCGCCTGATTTATTGCTTTTTAAAGGGATCACAGCAGCAAACGGTATCGCTATTGCTCATGCGCTTGTACTTGGTGGACAGATAGAGCTACAGCAGCCTGAAACTAAGGCCGTGGCTATAAAAGATGAAGTATCTCGTTTAATCGCAGCGATTGAAACTTGTAAAGAAACCTTATCCACGCTATCCCAGCGATTTGAAAATGAAGAAGATAACGAAGTCGTTTCAATATTTTCAGCATTACAGTCATTGTTGGATAATGCGAGTTTAGGTGGTGAATATATAAAAGAGGTCAGAGAAGGCTGGAGTGCGGTATCTGCGGTGAGCCGTGTGTCATTACGGTATATCGAGCAGTTTACTCAAATGCAAGATCTCTATTTAAAAGAGCGTGCTAGTGATATTCGGGATTTGGGGTTACGAGTTCTAAGATTATTAATTGAACCGGAAAGAATGGGGTTTGAACCCGATGTTCCCGTTATCTTAGTGACTAAGGAAGCTGATGCGACTATGCTCGCCGAATTTCCCAGACATAAATTAGTCGGTATCGTGACCGAGCAGGGTGGGGTAAATTCTCATGCCGCCATCTTAGCGAGGGCGTTAGGTGTGCCTGCAATCATTGGCGTTGAGGGAGTTCTGGCTGCTAGGATTGATAAAAAACTTCTCGTTATCAATGCTAATCGAGGTCAACTACTGGTTTCTCCATCGCCAACTTTGATTGCTGAGTATCGAAGCCTTATTTCTGCCGAAAAAGCGCTGCAAAATCAGTATTCACAAGAGTTAGGCTTGCCCGCGGAAACGATTGATGGCAAACGTATTCATCTATACCTCAATGCAGGTCTGTTGAGTAGTTTGGCTTCAGAGATCGCAGAGGGGTCGGATGGCGTAGGCTTATACCGGACTGAAATTCCCTTCATGCTACATCAAAGATTTCCGAGTGAATCCGAGCAGGTGAAAGTGTATCGACAAGTTCTCGATATTGCCTGTGGTAAGCCAGTTGTAATGAGAACACTGGATGTTGGTGGCGATAAACCTCTGTCTTATTTTCCGATAAAAGAAGAAAATCCATTTTTAGGCTGGCGCGGGATCCGCTTATCACTGGATCACCCTGAATTATTCTTAGTTCAGCTTCGGGCCATGATCCAAGCGAGTGCAGGTAGTCGTCAACTACATATTTTATTACCTATGGTGAGTAATTTAGATGAAATAGATCAATCAATTACTTACCTTGAACAAGCATTTATTGAACTTAAGAGTGATCTTGGAGATCAAATTGTCAAGCCGAAGGTTGGGATAATGATCGAAGTACCTGCACTCTTATATCAGTTGGCTGAAGTTGCAAAAAGAGTCGACTTCGTGTCTGTGGGCTCTAATGATTTGACTCAATATATGTTGGCTGTCGATCGCAATAATCCAAGAGTTAGTACCTTGTATGATTGCTATCACCCCGGTATTTTGAGAGCGTTAAAGCGAGCTCGATTTGATTGTTGGCAATATCACTTACCAGTGAGCGTTTGTGGTGAGCTTGCAGGGGAACCCATAGGTGTTATTTTACTTGTGGCTATGGGATATGATCAGCTGAGTATGAACCAAGGCAGTTTGGCTCGTATTAATTATCTGCTGCGGCGTGTGTCTCATTCTGATTTGAGTGAGTTGCTTGAAATGGCATTGACTCTGTCGAGCGGTCAAGAAGTTAGAGAGTTAATCAGAGAGTACTTCGAGTCAAGAGAACTTAGCGCAATTCTGAACTAG
- a CDS encoding sulfite exporter TauE/SafE family protein, giving the protein MDSLLLIFLVCLGLGAVIGFMAGLLGIGGGIIAVPVLLYLLPKAGFGSEILPHVAIATSLAAIILTSLSSARAHNRQGNIPWSLLKPMLPGLAIGSICSGFISQLFSADLLQQTFAIFVMVMALQMVFPFKVSERDKPLPSTAVLFTTSVVIAIIAALMGIGGGILLIPFLTWCGIHMRNAIGFSSVSGLFIAFFGSAGYVVAGWQVTGMPEATLGYVYLPALLGIVTTSVLMAPIGARAATYWPVPVLRRAFALLLILTGLKLVFS; this is encoded by the coding sequence ATGGATAGTTTGTTGCTCATTTTTCTTGTCTGCTTAGGACTCGGGGCCGTGATTGGGTTTATGGCTGGACTCTTAGGAATTGGTGGCGGCATTATTGCGGTTCCTGTTCTTTTATATCTGTTACCAAAGGCGGGTTTTGGATCTGAAATATTACCTCATGTGGCTATCGCTACTTCATTAGCGGCAATTATATTAACGTCTCTCTCTTCGGCCCGTGCTCATAACAGACAAGGTAATATACCTTGGTCACTGCTCAAGCCAATGTTACCTGGGCTAGCGATAGGCTCAATTTGTTCAGGCTTTATCTCTCAGCTCTTTAGTGCCGACTTACTGCAACAAACCTTCGCCATATTTGTCATGGTTATGGCTTTACAGATGGTGTTTCCATTTAAAGTCAGTGAGAGGGATAAGCCTTTACCCAGCACAGCTGTATTATTTACTACCTCAGTGGTGATCGCCATCATTGCGGCTCTGATGGGCATTGGCGGTGGAATACTACTCATTCCTTTCTTAACCTGGTGCGGCATACATATGCGTAATGCCATCGGTTTTTCATCTGTTTCGGGTCTGTTTATAGCCTTCTTCGGCAGTGCGGGCTACGTAGTGGCCGGTTGGCAAGTGACTGGAATGCCGGAAGCTACATTAGGTTATGTATATTTACCCGCTCTACTCGGCATAGTGACCACTTCTGTCCTAATGGCACCAATTGGTGCTAGAGCTGCCACATATTGGCCAGTTCCGGTGCTGCGACGGGCTTTCGCACTTTTGTTGATCCTCACAGGTCTGAAACTCGTTTTTAGTTAA
- a CDS encoding thymidylate synthase — MKQYLDLCNRIIDTGTWIENERTGKRCLTVINADLIYNVEKNEFPLITTRKSFWKAAIAEMLGYIRGYDNAADFRQLGAKTWDANANENQAWLNNTHRKGEDDMGRVYGVQGRAWSKPDGGTIDQLKKIVDNLSKGVDDRGEILSFYNPGEFHMGCLRPCMHTHNFSLLGDTLYLNSFQRSCDVPLGLNFNQVQVFTLLALIAQITGKKPGQAYHKIVNAHIYEDQLALMRDVQLTREPFSPASLSINPDIKSLEDLETWVTMDDFEVSNYQHHEAIKYPFSV; from the coding sequence ATGAAACAGTATTTAGATCTCTGTAATAGAATTATCGATACAGGTACTTGGATTGAGAATGAACGTACCGGTAAAAGGTGCCTTACAGTTATCAACGCCGATCTTATTTATAACGTCGAAAAGAATGAGTTCCCACTCATTACGACGCGTAAAAGCTTTTGGAAAGCCGCCATAGCGGAAATGTTAGGTTATATCCGGGGTTACGATAATGCTGCTGACTTTCGTCAGTTGGGGGCAAAGACATGGGATGCCAATGCTAACGAGAATCAGGCATGGCTGAATAACACTCATCGTAAAGGTGAAGATGATATGGGGCGTGTTTACGGGGTTCAGGGCAGAGCATGGAGTAAGCCCGATGGCGGTACCATCGATCAGCTTAAAAAAATCGTTGATAATCTTAGTAAGGGAGTCGATGATCGTGGTGAGATATTAAGCTTTTACAATCCTGGTGAGTTCCATATGGGTTGTTTGCGCCCTTGTATGCATACCCACAACTTCTCTTTACTGGGTGACACACTGTATCTTAATAGTTTCCAGCGCTCTTGTGATGTGCCACTTGGCTTGAATTTCAATCAGGTGCAGGTCTTTACATTACTTGCATTAATTGCACAAATTACCGGTAAAAAGCCGGGGCAGGCATACCATAAAATTGTCAATGCTCACATTTATGAAGATCAGTTGGCGCTGATGCGTGATGTTCAGTTAACGAGAGAGCCTTTCTCGCCAGCTTCTCTATCGATCAATCCAGATATTAAGTCACTTGAAGATCTCGAAACCTGGGTGACCATGGATGATTTCGAAGTATCAAATTACCAGCACCATGAAGCGATCAAATACCCCTTCTCTGTTTAA
- the nhaA gene encoding Na+/H+ antiporter NhaA: protein MEKAIKNFLGQESAGGILLMLAVLFAMLMANSPLAGVYQGFLDTEMQVRVGSLDINKTLIHWINDGLMAIFFMLIGLEVKRELLEGALSSAAQASLPTFAAIGGMVFPAGVYLLFNYGDPITQAGWAIPAATDIAFALGIMALLGSRVPVSLKVFLLALAIIDDLGVVVIIALFYSTDLSTISLIVAALAIAGLVGLNRKGVTALGPYGVLGIILWIAVLKSGVHATLAGVIIAFCIPLRAKDGSSPSESLEHSLHPWSTFLILPIFAFANAGVSLSGMSLDALVSPVPVGIALGLLLGKPLGVMLCSYIAVKLKLAVLPDGIGWRHIAPVSVLCGIGFTMSMFISSLAFVGEGAVNGDFARLGILVGSLLSAVIGYFWLSKVLPPAKSQKTT from the coding sequence ATGGAAAAGGCTATAAAGAATTTTTTAGGCCAGGAGTCTGCAGGTGGGATCCTGCTAATGCTGGCAGTTTTATTTGCTATGCTGATGGCTAACTCACCGCTTGCTGGAGTGTATCAGGGCTTTCTCGATACAGAAATGCAGGTTCGGGTCGGTAGCTTAGATATCAATAAGACGCTCATTCATTGGATCAACGATGGCTTAATGGCGATCTTTTTTATGTTGATTGGCTTGGAAGTAAAGCGTGAATTGTTAGAGGGGGCACTTTCAAGTGCAGCTCAAGCATCTTTACCTACTTTTGCGGCGATTGGTGGCATGGTTTTCCCAGCTGGGGTGTATCTGCTATTTAACTATGGCGATCCAATCACACAAGCTGGTTGGGCAATTCCTGCTGCAACCGATATAGCATTCGCACTTGGGATCATGGCGCTTTTAGGGAGTCGAGTTCCGGTTTCACTAAAAGTCTTTTTGTTAGCCTTGGCGATCATTGATGACCTTGGTGTCGTTGTGATCATTGCGCTTTTCTACAGTACAGACCTTTCAACAATCAGCTTAATTGTTGCGGCACTTGCTATTGCCGGCTTAGTGGGGTTAAACCGTAAAGGTGTCACCGCATTAGGACCATATGGTGTTCTTGGAATCATATTATGGATTGCGGTATTGAAGTCTGGTGTACATGCCACGCTTGCCGGTGTGATCATCGCTTTCTGTATACCGCTTAGGGCTAAAGACGGCAGTTCACCTTCGGAAAGTCTCGAACACAGTCTACATCCATGGAGCACTTTCCTTATCTTGCCGATTTTTGCCTTCGCCAATGCGGGTGTCAGCTTAAGCGGCATGAGTCTAGATGCGCTGGTTTCACCCGTTCCAGTGGGGATTGCTCTAGGTCTGTTACTGGGTAAGCCTTTAGGTGTAATGCTTTGTAGCTATATTGCAGTAAAGCTTAAACTCGCCGTATTACCTGATGGTATTGGTTGGAGACACATAGCCCCAGTTTCAGTCTTGTGTGGTATTGGTTTCACCATGTCTATGTTCATCTCATCACTGGCGTTTGTCGGTGAAGGTGCGGTAAATGGAGACTTCGCTAGATTAGGCATTTTAGTTGGCTCACTGTTATCAGCGGTCATCGGTTACTTCTGGTTGTCTAAAGTGCTACCACCTGCAAAGTCGCAGAAAACTACATAG
- the nhaR gene encoding transcriptional activator NhaR: MSHLNYNHLYYFWMVHKKGSVAKAAEALCLAPQTVTGQIRVLEARLKGSLFKRVGRSLEPTELGELVFRYADKMFSLSYEMIDLLNYQKDENILFEVGIADALSKALASRVLLSVVPSDGSMHLACFEATHESLMERLREHKLDMILSDCAGESLKYPEILSKKLGECGVGFFSADKYSKRFPECLEEGKLLIPGKRSSLGQQLRHWFDENGLNVTILGEFDDAAMMKAFGYFKQGIFVAPSIYKQDILSHGMHLLGETSDIKEVYHVMFAERMIQHPAVKRLLATDFTDLFEGTDEQVQGLI, encoded by the coding sequence ATGTCGCATTTAAATTATAACCATCTTTATTATTTCTGGATGGTACATAAAAAAGGCTCGGTAGCGAAAGCTGCCGAGGCTTTATGTCTTGCACCGCAAACGGTTACGGGTCAGATCCGCGTATTAGAGGCTCGTCTAAAAGGTAGCTTATTTAAACGTGTTGGCCGTTCACTTGAGCCTACAGAACTGGGTGAACTCGTATTTCGTTATGCCGATAAGATGTTTAGCCTTAGCTATGAAATGATAGACCTACTCAACTATCAAAAGGATGAAAATATTCTTTTTGAGGTCGGTATTGCTGATGCGCTGTCAAAAGCGCTAGCGAGTCGGGTGTTGTTATCTGTGGTTCCTAGCGATGGTTCGATGCATTTAGCCTGCTTCGAAGCGACTCATGAGAGCTTGATGGAGCGCTTAAGGGAGCACAAACTCGATATGATTTTATCTGATTGTGCCGGTGAATCACTAAAATACCCTGAAATACTCTCTAAGAAACTCGGTGAGTGTGGTGTAGGTTTCTTCTCTGCGGATAAGTACAGCAAGCGGTTTCCCGAGTGCCTCGAAGAGGGCAAGTTACTGATCCCTGGGAAACGTAGCTCACTGGGGCAGCAACTGCGACATTGGTTTGATGAAAATGGCTTAAATGTTACCATTCTCGGTGAGTTCGATGATGCTGCAATGATGAAAGCGTTTGGCTATTTCAAGCAAGGCATCTTTGTGGCTCCGTCAATTTATAAGCAAGATATACTCTCTCATGGTATGCATCTGCTGGGTGAAACATCAGATATTAAAGAGGTGTACCATGTGATGTTTGCCGAACGAATGATCCAACATCCTGCGGTAAAACGTCTATTGGCCACTGATTTTACTGATCTGTTCGAAGGGACTGATGAACAAGTTCAGGGCTTGATATGA
- a CDS encoding succinate dehydrogenase assembly factor 2, whose product MKISRVRWACRRGMLELDVLFQPFVENHYEQLSAADKHIFVKLLEGEDPVLFAWFMGHETCSDPELAAMVIRVRGRTAP is encoded by the coding sequence ATGAAAATATCTAGAGTAAGATGGGCTTGCCGACGAGGAATGCTAGAGCTTGATGTGTTGTTTCAACCTTTTGTTGAAAACCACTACGAGCAATTATCTGCAGCGGATAAACATATTTTCGTTAAATTACTCGAAGGTGAAGATCCTGTTCTTTTCGCCTGGTTTATGGGGCATGAAACATGTTCTGATCCTGAGTTAGCCGCTATGGTTATTCGCGTTCGTGGCAGAACAGCACCATAA
- a CDS encoding protein YgfX, with protein sequence MAEQHHNFNVSSSFDQRLSLVVFASVCLTSFLIWPYFDNLLYQVFKYVLLTACLVFFIYQFWRLNRWTCKFSLVSTGDGRVIYPTVNQLNSDCDEAYFEKFTLIKKPVVTPFVVQFYIQIEEGNRSSKRMMFVWADMLDDTSYRNLCRLLLNYNR encoded by the coding sequence GTGGCAGAACAGCACCATAATTTTAATGTCAGCTCCTCATTCGACCAACGGCTCTCGTTGGTCGTTTTTGCTAGTGTTTGTTTAACGTCTTTTCTCATCTGGCCTTATTTTGATAATCTGCTTTATCAAGTGTTCAAATATGTTTTGCTAACAGCCTGCCTAGTATTTTTTATTTACCAGTTTTGGCGATTAAACCGTTGGACTTGCAAGTTCAGCTTAGTCTCAACAGGCGATGGCAGAGTCATTTACCCTACAGTTAATCAGCTTAACTCAGACTGCGATGAGGCCTATTTTGAAAAGTTTACCCTGATTAAAAAGCCTGTAGTTACCCCTTTCGTGGTTCAGTTTTATATTCAGATAGAAGAGGGTAATCGTTCGAGTAAACGCATGATGTTTGTATGGGCGGATATGCTGGACGACACAAGTTATCGTAACTTGTGTCGTCTGCTATTAAATTACAATCGATGA